One Staphylococcus simiae genomic region harbors:
- a CDS encoding PaaI family thioesterase — translation MTNLLETFEMTVDHKEDGYIVMSMPVTDKVKQPFGYLHGGATIALGETACSLGSAYLVDTTQFIPLGLEMNANHIHSAQDGRVTATAKIIHQGNSTHVWNIEITNEQGQLISVMRGTIAIKALK, via the coding sequence ATGACGAATTTATTAGAAACGTTTGAAATGACAGTCGACCATAAAGAAGATGGCTATATTGTGATGTCAATGCCCGTTACTGATAAGGTGAAGCAACCATTTGGCTACTTACATGGTGGTGCGACGATTGCTTTAGGAGAAACAGCATGCTCTTTAGGCTCAGCATACTTAGTTGATACTACCCAGTTTATCCCATTAGGTTTAGAAATGAATGCCAATCATATTCATTCTGCCCAAGATGGTCGTGTTACTGCTACTGCTAAAATAATTCATCAAGGTAATAGTACACATGTTTGGAATATAGAAATCACTAATGAACAAGGACAATTAATCAGTGTCATGAGAGGGACCATCGCTATCAAAGCATTAAAATAA